A single region of the Lotus japonicus ecotype B-129 chromosome 4, LjGifu_v1.2 genome encodes:
- the LOC130714012 gene encoding uncharacterized protein LOC130714012, with protein sequence MATQVLQPQDCLTERFRASPATSSRRGNNCRSYYYNNNNNHAAAARSSSSSSSSSYYRKQVTRPDQKKRVHVSSGQLEQSNCGTVSKRSSSDDSKVGRSNGLGSEKVTILRRGKSLDSAPVKSDIMYAGSACAMSPAPSALPLPSFSTRKQSPAAFDDSATRDLRRLLRLE encoded by the coding sequence ATGGCAACACAAGTTTTGCAGCCACAGGACTGTTTAACCGAACGGTTCAGAGCTTCTCCGGCGACAAGTTCCCGCCGGGGTAACAACTGTAGAAGTTATtactacaacaacaacaacaatcatgCTGCGGCGGCGagatcttcttcctcttcttcttcttcttcttactaCAGGAAGCAAGTTACCCGACCCGACCAGAAGAAGCGGGTTCACGTGAGTTCCGGCCAGTTAGAGCAATCAAACTGTGGTACGGTCTCGAAGAGATCTAGTTCTGATGATTCTAAGGTGGGGAGGAGCAACGGATTGGGTTCGGAGAAGGTGACGATTCTCCGGAGGGGCAAGTCGCTGGACTCGGCGCCGGTGAAGAGCGACATCATGTACGCTGGATCTGCGTGTGCGATGTCTCCGGCGCCGAGCGCGCTTCCTCTGCCATCTTTTTCGACGAGGAAGCAGTCGCCGGCGGCGTTTGATGACTCTGCGACGCGAGATCTGAGGCGTTTGTTGCGTCTTGAATGA
- the LOC130714011 gene encoding uncharacterized protein LOC130714011, whose protein sequence is MGWESYVVVHNIAKRHNVGTLARSATAFGVTELILVGRRDFNSFGSHGSSNHLRFRHFHSLQDARHYLKHERDCDICGVEITDDALPVNHQPFSKNTAFLLGNEGSGLSPKEVEICDFFVYIPQYGGGTASLNVTVAASIVLHHFAVWAGFDERSRDGNKFVVAERPVKQSRRNYCAEAEESVIEERKARRENAANGGFFDETESGNSSSSLLDALFVDG, encoded by the exons ATGGGGTGGGAAAGCTACGTGGTGGTGCACAACATAGCAAAGAGGCACAACGTCGGCACACTCGCACGAAGCGCCACCGCCTTCGGCGTCACGGAGCTCATCCTCGTCGGCCGGAGAGACTTCAACTCTTTCGGCAGCCATGGCTCCTCCAACCACCTCCGCTTCCGCCACTTCCACTCTCTCCAAGACGCCCGCCACTACCTCAAGCACGAGAGGGACTGTGATATCTGCGGTGTCGAGATCACCGACGACGCTCTCCCTGTCAACCACCAACCTTTCAGTAAGAACACCGCTTTTCTTCTCGGCAACGAGGGTTCCGGCCTCTCCCCGAAGGAAGTTGAGATTTGTGACTTCTTCGTCTATATCCCGCAATATGGTGGCGGCACTGCTTCCTTGAATGTTACTGTGGCTGCTTCCATTGTTCTTCATCATTTTGCAG TTTGGGCAGGTTTTGATGAGAGATCTCGCGATGGAAATAAATTTGTTGTGGCTGAGAGACCTGTAAAACAGAGTCGACGGAATTACTGCGCCGAAGCCGAAGAATCTGTCATTGAAGAGCGTAAAGCTAGACGAGAAAATGCTGCCAATGGTGGTTTCTTTGATGAGACTGAGAGTggaaattcatcttcaagcctcCTTGATGCATTGTTTGTGGATGGTTGA
- the LOC130711422 gene encoding pyruvate, phosphate dikinase 2 isoform X1, with protein MSSIVKGTLLRTTPDLSNNNGILNGNKHVPQIGGRRATKLQWQDLQVRVKSNSIRGQAILNPATPPSATPSPSPPATPKAITKRAFTFGKGKSEGNKAMKSLLGGKGANLAEMATIGLSVPPGLTISTEACQEYQDNGKKIPEGLWDEILEGLDFVENEMKAALGNPSKPLLVSVRSGAAISMPGMMDTVLNLGLNDEVVAGLAAKSGERFAYDSFRRFIDMFGGVVMDIPHSLFEEKLEKLKNSKGVKLDTDLTATDLKNLVEQYKNVYFEAKGEKFPSDPKKQLELAVKAVFNSWDSPRAIKYRSINQITGLMGTAVNIQSMVFGNMGNTSGTGVLFTRNPSTGENKLYGEFLINAQGEDVVAGIRTPQDLETMRTCMPEAYKELVENCEILEKHYKDMMDIEFTVQENRLWMLQCRTGKRTGKGAVKIAVDMVKEGLVDTRSAIKMVEPQHLDQLLHPQFEDPSTYKDKVIATGLPASPGAAIGQVVFTAHDAEEWHAQGKNAILVRTETSPEDIGGMHAAAGILTARGGMTSHAAVVARGWGKCCVSGCSDIQVNDVEKVVVIGGKMITEGDWLSLNGSTGEVILGKQALSPPALSEDLETFMSWADEIRNLKVLANADTPEDALAARKNGAQGIGLCRTEHMFFASDERIKAVRRMIMAVTPEQRKAALDLLLPYQRSDFEGIFRAMDGLPVTIRLLDPPLHEFLPEGDLEHIVSELTSQTGMKEEEIFSRIEKLSEVNPMLGFRGCRLGISYPELTEMQARAIFQAAVSISNHGITVLPEIMVPLIGTPQELRHQVSVIRNVAEKVFSEMGSSLSYKVGTMIEVPRAALVADEIAKEAEFFSFGTNDLTQMTFGYSRDDVGKFLPIYLANGILQHDPFEVIDQKGVGQLIKLCTEKGRAARPKLKIGVCGEHGGEPSSVAFFAQLGLDYVSCSPFRVPIARLAAAQVEV; from the exons CGGGCATTCACTTTTGGCAAAGGTAAAAGTGAAGGAAACAAGGCCATGAAGTCCTTG TTGGGAGGAAAAGGGGCCAACTTGGCAGAAATGGCAACCATTGGTTTATCTGTGCCCCCTGGACTCACTATATCAACTGAAGCATGTCAAGAGTATCAAGATAATGGAAAGAAGATACCAGAAGGCTTGTGGGATGAGATACTTGAAGGCCTGGATTTTGTGGAGAATGAAATGAAGGCTGCTCTTGGGAATCCTTCCAAACCTCTCCTCGTCTCAGTGCGGTCTGGTGCTGCG ATATCCATGCCTGGAATGATGGACACAGTTCTCAATCTTGGATTGAATGATGAAGTGGTTGCTGGGTTGGCTGCGAAAAGTGGGGAGCGGTTTGCTTACGATTCTTTTAGACGTTTCATAGACATGTTTGGAGGCGTT GTAATGGACATTCCACACTCGTTGTTTGAGGAGAAGTTAGAAAAGCTCAAGAATTCAAAAGGTGTTAAACTCGACACTGATCTAACAGCCACTGATCTCAAAAATCTGGTTGAGCAGTACAAGAATGTCTACTTTGAAGCTAAGGGAGAGAAGTTTCCCTCAG ATCCAAAGAAGCAGCTAGAGTTAGCTGTTAAAGCTGTTTTTAACTCTTGGGATAGCCCAAGGGCTATTAAGTACCGAAGCATTAATCAGATAACAGGGCTAATGGGAACTGCAGTGAACATTCAATCCATGGTATTTGGTAATATGGGGAATACTTCCGGAACTGGTGTTCTATTCACTAGAAATCCAAGCACTGGGGAAAATAAACTTTATGGAGAGTTTCTGATCAATGCTCAG ggAGAGGATGTAGTTGCTGGAATCAGAACacctcaagatttggagaccaTGAGAACTTGCATGCCAGAAGCTTACAAGGAACTTGTGGAGAACTGTGAAATTCTAGAGAAACATTACAAGGATATGATG GATATTGAGTTCACTGTTCAAGAAAACAGGCTGTGGATGTTGCAATGTAGAACTGGAAAGCGTACCGGTAAAGGTGCAGTGAAAATAGCTGTAGATATGGTTAAGGAGGGACTTGTTGATACTCGTTCCGCCATCAAGATGGTAGAGCCACAACATCTGGATCAGCTACTTCACCCACAG tttgAGGATCCATCTACTTACAAGGACAAAGTGATTGCCACTGGCTTGCCTGCATCCCCTGGAGCTGCAATAGGGCAAGTTGTGTTCACAGCTCATGATGCTGAAGAATGGCACGCACAAGGAAAAAATGCCATCTTG GTGAGGACAGAGACAAGTCCAGAGGACATTGGGGGTATGCATGCAGCTGCTGGAATTTTGACAGCTAGAGGTGGTATGACTTCTCATGCTGCTGTCGTAGCGCGTGGATGGGGAAAGTGTTGTGTTTCTGGCTGCTCTGATATCCAAGTAAATGATGTTGAGAAG GTGGTTGTAATCGGGGGTAAGATGATAACGGAAGGCGATTGGCTCTCGCTGAATGGATCCACAGGTGAGGTGATACTGGGAAAGCAAGCACTTTCTCCTCCTGCTCTAAGTGAAGATTTGGAAACTTTCATGTCTTGGGCTGATGAAATAAGAAATCTGAAG GTTTTGGCAAATGCTGACACACCTGAAGATGCTCTAGCTGCAAGAAAAAATGGTGCACAAGGGATTGGACTTTGCAGGACAGAACACATG TTTTTTGCTTCAGATGAAAGGATAAAGGCTGTGAGAAGGATGATAATGGCCGTTACGCCGGAGCAGAGGAAAGCTGCACTAGACTTGTTGCTACCATATCAGAGATCAGATTTTGAGGGAATCTTTCGTGCAATGGATGGCCTCCCAGTGACAATCCGATTGTTAGATCCTCCACTTCATGAATTTCTTCCAGAAGGTGACTTGGAGCATATTGTGAGTGAACTAACTTCCCAAACAGgcatgaaagaagaagaaatcttCTCAAGGATTGAAAAACTATCAGAAGTGAATCCCATGCTCGGTTTTCGTGGCTGCAG GCTAGGAATCTCATACCCAGAATTGACTGAGATGCAGGCCCGTGCAATTTTTCAGGCTGCTGTTTCAATAAGTAACCATGGTATTACAGTTCTTCCTGAGATCATGGTTCCACTTATCGGTACACCTCAG GAATTAAGGCATCAAGTGAGCGTAATCAGAAATGTTGCTGAGAAAGTGTTCTCTGAGATGGGTTCCTCTCTAAGCTATAAGGTTGGAACTATGATTGAAGTTCCAAGAGCTGCGCTTGTTGCAGATGAG ATTGCAAAGGAGGCAGAGTTCTTTTCATTTGGAACCAATGACCTTACTCAGATGACATTTGGATACAGTAGAGATGATGTTGGCAAATTTCTTCCTATATACCTAGCCAACGGGATTTTGCAGCATGATCCATTTGAG GTAATTGACCAGAAAGGTGTGGGTCAACTCATCAAACTTTGCACAGAAAAGGGTCGTGCCGCAAGACCAAAATTAAAG ATTGGAGTATGTGGAGAGCATGGTGGGGAACCTTCTTCTGTTGCATTCTTTGCTCAACTTGGGCTTGACTATGTATCATGTTCTCCTTTTAG GGTTCCAATTGCTAGGCTAGCGGCAGCTCAAGTAGAAGTTTAA
- the LOC130711422 gene encoding pyruvate, phosphate dikinase, chloroplastic isoform X2 gives MAKCNDCAPTRVGVSSTLTQTGPDKAGPRAFTFGKGKSEGNKAMKSLLGGKGANLAEMATIGLSVPPGLTISTEACQEYQDNGKKIPEGLWDEILEGLDFVENEMKAALGNPSKPLLVSVRSGAAISMPGMMDTVLNLGLNDEVVAGLAAKSGERFAYDSFRRFIDMFGGVVMDIPHSLFEEKLEKLKNSKGVKLDTDLTATDLKNLVEQYKNVYFEAKGEKFPSDPKKQLELAVKAVFNSWDSPRAIKYRSINQITGLMGTAVNIQSMVFGNMGNTSGTGVLFTRNPSTGENKLYGEFLINAQGEDVVAGIRTPQDLETMRTCMPEAYKELVENCEILEKHYKDMMDIEFTVQENRLWMLQCRTGKRTGKGAVKIAVDMVKEGLVDTRSAIKMVEPQHLDQLLHPQFEDPSTYKDKVIATGLPASPGAAIGQVVFTAHDAEEWHAQGKNAILVRTETSPEDIGGMHAAAGILTARGGMTSHAAVVARGWGKCCVSGCSDIQVNDVEKVVVIGGKMITEGDWLSLNGSTGEVILGKQALSPPALSEDLETFMSWADEIRNLKVLANADTPEDALAARKNGAQGIGLCRTEHMFFASDERIKAVRRMIMAVTPEQRKAALDLLLPYQRSDFEGIFRAMDGLPVTIRLLDPPLHEFLPEGDLEHIVSELTSQTGMKEEEIFSRIEKLSEVNPMLGFRGCRLGISYPELTEMQARAIFQAAVSISNHGITVLPEIMVPLIGTPQELRHQVSVIRNVAEKVFSEMGSSLSYKVGTMIEVPRAALVADEIAKEAEFFSFGTNDLTQMTFGYSRDDVGKFLPIYLANGILQHDPFEVIDQKGVGQLIKLCTEKGRAARPKLKIGVCGEHGGEPSSVAFFAQLGLDYVSCSPFRVPIARLAAAQVEV, from the exons CGGGCATTCACTTTTGGCAAAGGTAAAAGTGAAGGAAACAAGGCCATGAAGTCCTTG TTGGGAGGAAAAGGGGCCAACTTGGCAGAAATGGCAACCATTGGTTTATCTGTGCCCCCTGGACTCACTATATCAACTGAAGCATGTCAAGAGTATCAAGATAATGGAAAGAAGATACCAGAAGGCTTGTGGGATGAGATACTTGAAGGCCTGGATTTTGTGGAGAATGAAATGAAGGCTGCTCTTGGGAATCCTTCCAAACCTCTCCTCGTCTCAGTGCGGTCTGGTGCTGCG ATATCCATGCCTGGAATGATGGACACAGTTCTCAATCTTGGATTGAATGATGAAGTGGTTGCTGGGTTGGCTGCGAAAAGTGGGGAGCGGTTTGCTTACGATTCTTTTAGACGTTTCATAGACATGTTTGGAGGCGTT GTAATGGACATTCCACACTCGTTGTTTGAGGAGAAGTTAGAAAAGCTCAAGAATTCAAAAGGTGTTAAACTCGACACTGATCTAACAGCCACTGATCTCAAAAATCTGGTTGAGCAGTACAAGAATGTCTACTTTGAAGCTAAGGGAGAGAAGTTTCCCTCAG ATCCAAAGAAGCAGCTAGAGTTAGCTGTTAAAGCTGTTTTTAACTCTTGGGATAGCCCAAGGGCTATTAAGTACCGAAGCATTAATCAGATAACAGGGCTAATGGGAACTGCAGTGAACATTCAATCCATGGTATTTGGTAATATGGGGAATACTTCCGGAACTGGTGTTCTATTCACTAGAAATCCAAGCACTGGGGAAAATAAACTTTATGGAGAGTTTCTGATCAATGCTCAG ggAGAGGATGTAGTTGCTGGAATCAGAACacctcaagatttggagaccaTGAGAACTTGCATGCCAGAAGCTTACAAGGAACTTGTGGAGAACTGTGAAATTCTAGAGAAACATTACAAGGATATGATG GATATTGAGTTCACTGTTCAAGAAAACAGGCTGTGGATGTTGCAATGTAGAACTGGAAAGCGTACCGGTAAAGGTGCAGTGAAAATAGCTGTAGATATGGTTAAGGAGGGACTTGTTGATACTCGTTCCGCCATCAAGATGGTAGAGCCACAACATCTGGATCAGCTACTTCACCCACAG tttgAGGATCCATCTACTTACAAGGACAAAGTGATTGCCACTGGCTTGCCTGCATCCCCTGGAGCTGCAATAGGGCAAGTTGTGTTCACAGCTCATGATGCTGAAGAATGGCACGCACAAGGAAAAAATGCCATCTTG GTGAGGACAGAGACAAGTCCAGAGGACATTGGGGGTATGCATGCAGCTGCTGGAATTTTGACAGCTAGAGGTGGTATGACTTCTCATGCTGCTGTCGTAGCGCGTGGATGGGGAAAGTGTTGTGTTTCTGGCTGCTCTGATATCCAAGTAAATGATGTTGAGAAG GTGGTTGTAATCGGGGGTAAGATGATAACGGAAGGCGATTGGCTCTCGCTGAATGGATCCACAGGTGAGGTGATACTGGGAAAGCAAGCACTTTCTCCTCCTGCTCTAAGTGAAGATTTGGAAACTTTCATGTCTTGGGCTGATGAAATAAGAAATCTGAAG GTTTTGGCAAATGCTGACACACCTGAAGATGCTCTAGCTGCAAGAAAAAATGGTGCACAAGGGATTGGACTTTGCAGGACAGAACACATG TTTTTTGCTTCAGATGAAAGGATAAAGGCTGTGAGAAGGATGATAATGGCCGTTACGCCGGAGCAGAGGAAAGCTGCACTAGACTTGTTGCTACCATATCAGAGATCAGATTTTGAGGGAATCTTTCGTGCAATGGATGGCCTCCCAGTGACAATCCGATTGTTAGATCCTCCACTTCATGAATTTCTTCCAGAAGGTGACTTGGAGCATATTGTGAGTGAACTAACTTCCCAAACAGgcatgaaagaagaagaaatcttCTCAAGGATTGAAAAACTATCAGAAGTGAATCCCATGCTCGGTTTTCGTGGCTGCAG GCTAGGAATCTCATACCCAGAATTGACTGAGATGCAGGCCCGTGCAATTTTTCAGGCTGCTGTTTCAATAAGTAACCATGGTATTACAGTTCTTCCTGAGATCATGGTTCCACTTATCGGTACACCTCAG GAATTAAGGCATCAAGTGAGCGTAATCAGAAATGTTGCTGAGAAAGTGTTCTCTGAGATGGGTTCCTCTCTAAGCTATAAGGTTGGAACTATGATTGAAGTTCCAAGAGCTGCGCTTGTTGCAGATGAG ATTGCAAAGGAGGCAGAGTTCTTTTCATTTGGAACCAATGACCTTACTCAGATGACATTTGGATACAGTAGAGATGATGTTGGCAAATTTCTTCCTATATACCTAGCCAACGGGATTTTGCAGCATGATCCATTTGAG GTAATTGACCAGAAAGGTGTGGGTCAACTCATCAAACTTTGCACAGAAAAGGGTCGTGCCGCAAGACCAAAATTAAAG ATTGGAGTATGTGGAGAGCATGGTGGGGAACCTTCTTCTGTTGCATTCTTTGCTCAACTTGGGCTTGACTATGTATCATGTTCTCCTTTTAG GGTTCCAATTGCTAGGCTAGCGGCAGCTCAAGTAGAAGTTTAA